The Mytilus edulis unplaced genomic scaffold, xbMytEdul2.2 SCAFFOLD_930, whole genome shotgun sequence genome has a segment encoding these proteins:
- the LOC139506028 gene encoding uncharacterized protein has product MIFCQHNLLLTKDDVLSTQLAADQSDTEDDVLSTQLAADQSVTEDGDLSTQLAADQSVTEDEFLPTQLAADQSVTEDDVLSTQLAADQSDTEDDVLSTQHTRVSPLKDSSATTLKMSSMEDVKKRSLSQVDCEEVLSEIWRSKSRDANTISKVGPYSISIDALNTIQHWLSDEVMNAYLYMLSENFPQVCHINSVLMTAVFNDQPQIHSLLHQYDFKEFDTIIGAVHENDNHWTLMVILLQQQIILYFNPMGELFLSEQKLLQNWFFFLKERSKLGLVDIATTQWNIGSLLHSKQEDDISCGLYVLKMAENVLSGTTLEFDMSQKDLNDFRMYVGKCLLTGKVSSFQEDITSIDSSMEQFGEMSTDTGSSEDVHIQTVISVDKSICDDDEQSTLEDTTSALGTSIVLYIRPRQ; this is encoded by the exons ATGatattttgtcaacacaacttgctgctgacca aggatgatgttttgtcaacacaacttgctgctgaccagtctgacacagaggatgatgttttgtcaacacaacttgctgctgaccagtctgtcacagaggatggtgatttgtcaacacaacttgctgctgaccagtctgtcacagaggatgagtTTTTgccaacacaacttgctgctgaccagtctgtcacagaggatgatgttttgtcaacacaacttgctgctgaccagtctgacacagaggatgatgttttgtcaacacaacatACCAGGGTATCACCCTTGAAAGATTCTTCTGCAACAACTTTAAAGATGTCATCAATGGAGGATGTCAAAAAACGAAGTCTGTCACAGGTTGATTGTGAAGAAG TTCTGTCAGAGATTTGGAGATCTAAATCAAGAGATGCAAACACTATATCTAAAGTAGGACCATATTCTATCTCAATAGATGCTCTGAATACCATCCAACATTGGCTTTCAGATGAG gtGATGAATGCCTACTTGTATATGTTGTCTGAAAATTTCCCCCAGGTCTGCCATATCAACAGTGTGCTTATGACAGCTGTATTTAATGATCAGCCACAAATTCATTCATTATTacatcag TATGACTTCAAGGAGTTTGATACAATAATTGGTGCTGTTCATGAGAATGATAACCACTGGACACTTATG GTTATTCTACTACAACAACAAATTATCTTGTATTTCAATCCAATGGGTGAGCTGTTTCTCTCAGAACAAAAACTTCTTCAGAATTGGTT tttttttttaaaagagaggTCTAAACTAGGTTTAGTGGACATTGCTACCACACAATGGAATATAGGCAGTCTCCTCCATTCTAAACAAGAGGATGACATATCGTGTGGCTTGTACGTTCTGAAA ATGGCTGAAAATGTTTTGTCTGGAACAACGCTAGAATTTGATATGTCTCAAAAAGATTTGAATGACTTCAGAATGTATGTGGGAAAATGTCTCCTGACTGGAAAAG tttCATCATTTCAAGAAGATATAACATCTATAGATTCGTCT atgGAACAGTTTGGTGAGATGTCCACTGACACTGGGAGCTCTGAAGATGTGCATATACAGACCGTaatttcagtggacaaaagtatTTGTGATGATGATGAACAGAGTACCTTAGAAGACACTACTTCTGCATTAGGTACTTCTATTGTTTTATACatcaggcctcgacaataa